Sequence from the Pararhizobium gei genome:
TGTCTACAAGACCTGTTACTCGCCCTATCGCTGACATACATATGATAAAACTTTTTTGGCGGCGGGATAGATCCCGCCGCTTCTCGTTCGTCACTGCGCCTATGCGCCGGTAATCTGATCCACTGCCAGAAGCAACACCGCATAACGCAATGCCTTGCCGATGGTGACATAAAGAAAAAACAGCGGCAGCGGCGTCCGCAGGAAGCCGGCAATCAGCGTCAACGGATCGCCGACGATCGGCAGCCATGACAACAGAAGGACCGGGCTTCCGTAGCGCTGAAACAGGCGCTCCGCTTTTTCGCGGTTTCCGCTGCCGACTGGAAACCAGCGACGATCCTGAAACCGCAAAAGACAGCGCCCGAGCGCATAATTGACGGCCGCGCCGAGCACGTTCCCTGCCGTCGCTGCGACGAACAGTGGCAAGAACTCGGCCGACGGCTGTGCAGCGGCGGCGATCAAGGCTGCCTCCGAAACGCCGACGAGCAGCGTCGCGGATAAAAATGCCGCTCCGAACACCGCAAAAAGCAGGCCGAAGGTCAAACTCTATGTCCGGTCCGTATGGCCAAGGTCGCGCTCCGGCTCGATCACGTCCCGGACGCGCTGCTTGAGGTCCTTCGGGCCGGGAAATCCTCCATCACGCTTCCGCTCCCAGATCAGGACGCCGTCTACATGGATCTCGAAATTGCCGCCGGTGCCGGGAATAAGCGCCACCTCGCCGAGGCTTTCGCCGAAGGTCGAAAGCAGTTCCTGCGCCATCCAGGCGGCGCGAAGCAGCCAATTGCACTGGGTGCAGTATAATATGGTGATACGGGGTTTATCGCT
This genomic interval carries:
- a CDS encoding SelT/SelW/SelH family protein — encoded protein: MSDKPRITILYCTQCNWLLRAAWMAQELLSTFGESLGEVALIPGTGGNFEIHVDGVLIWERKRDGGFPGPKDLKQRVRDVIEPERDLGHTDRT
- a CDS encoding YqaA family protein codes for the protein MTFGLLFAVFGAAFLSATLLVGVSEAALIAAAAQPSAEFLPLFVAATAGNVLGAAVNYALGRCLLRFQDRRWFPVGSGNREKAERLFQRYGSPVLLLSWLPIVGDPLTLIAGFLRTPLPLFFLYVTIGKALRYAVLLLAVDQITGA